Proteins from a genomic interval of Polaribacter sejongensis:
- a CDS encoding RagB/SusD family nutrient uptake outer membrane protein, whose protein sequence is MKNNKKILFVIFLFSLFVVSCEDFLDETPDNRTEVDTAEKVRKILVSAYPSTTYGMVAELSSDNVDDIGADNPYSDRFTEQVVFWEDVTETDNDSPTYVWEGCYSAIANANQALEGIEALNDDSLSAEKGEALIARAYAHFVLVNMFSKHYNTQSSNTDLGVPYLETAETTLNPQYDRGSVSEVYEKINKDIETALPLIRDDIYDVPKYHFNVKAAYAFAARFNLYYENWEKAKEYATKVLTANPSSLLRDWEAQSLVVRSQLPASTAFYEDTSNLLTQAYSSASGVHFGAYYTGSRFNHTSQLSDRESLGVALPWASNAGLYPYYRAFVYNAANLNKTLFMKMPYLFEYTDAVAGIGFSKTIKSPFTYDETLMVRAEANVMLKDYNAALEDLNTFGGNYYNYGGGITTIDQINTFYTGVAYSTEDDATQKKVLSPKFTVEAGTQENMLHYTLQLRRILTMHDGLRWFDNKRYGMVVPRYQYTDSEPIVVDVLTADDPRKAIQLPLDVISAGLTPNPR, encoded by the coding sequence ATGAAAAATAATAAAAAAATATTATTTGTAATATTTCTTTTTTCTCTTTTTGTGGTGTCTTGTGAAGATTTTTTAGATGAAACCCCAGATAACAGAACAGAAGTAGATACAGCAGAGAAGGTTAGAAAAATATTAGTGTCAGCCTATCCTTCAACAACATACGGAATGGTTGCAGAGTTGTCTTCTGATAATGTAGACGATATAGGAGCAGATAACCCTTATTCGGATAGGTTTACAGAGCAAGTTGTGTTCTGGGAGGATGTTACAGAAACAGATAACGATAGTCCTACGTATGTTTGGGAAGGATGTTATAGTGCAATTGCGAATGCAAATCAAGCATTAGAAGGTATTGAGGCTCTTAATGATGATTCTTTATCAGCAGAAAAAGGAGAAGCTTTAATAGCAAGAGCTTATGCGCATTTTGTTTTGGTAAATATGTTTAGTAAACATTATAATACACAAAGTAGTAATACAGATTTAGGGGTTCCTTATTTAGAGACTGCAGAAACAACACTTAACCCTCAGTACGATAGAGGTTCTGTTTCTGAGGTATATGAAAAGATAAATAAAGATATTGAAACAGCTTTACCGCTTATTAGAGATGATATTTACGATGTGCCTAAGTATCACTTTAATGTAAAAGCAGCATACGCATTTGCAGCAAGGTTTAATTTATATTATGAAAATTGGGAAAAAGCAAAGGAGTATGCAACTAAAGTTTTAACAGCAAACCCTTCTAGTTTATTAAGAGATTGGGAAGCGCAAAGTTTAGTTGTAAGAAGTCAATTACCTGCGTCAACTGCATTTTATGAAGATACTAGTAACTTACTAACACAAGCTTACTCTTCTGCTTCAGGAGTGCATTTTGGGGCTTATTATACGGGTTCTCGTTTTAATCATACAAGTCAACTTTCTGATAGAGAGTCTCTTGGTGTTGCTTTGCCATGGGCAAGTAATGCTGGTTTATATCCTTATTACAGAGCATTTGTATATAATGCAGCTAACTTAAATAAAACATTATTTATGAAAATGCCTTATTTGTTTGAGTATACAGATGCTGTTGCAGGTATCGGTTTTAGTAAAACAATTAAAAGCCCTTTTACTTATGATGAAACTTTAATGGTTAGAGCAGAGGCAAATGTAATGTTAAAGGATTATAATGCTGCTTTAGAAGATTTAAATACTTTTGGTGGTAATTACTATAATTACGGTGGTGGTATTACAACTATCGATCAAATTAATACTTTTTATACTGGTGTAGCTTATTCTACTGAAGATGATGCAACACAAAAAAAGGTGTTAAGTCCTAAGTTTACTGTAGAAGCAGGTACACAAGAAAATATGTTGCATTATACACTTCAATTAAGAAGAATATTAACGATGCATGATGGTTTAAGATGGTTTGATAACAAAAGATATGGTATGGTTGTACCGAGATATCAGTATACAGATTCTGAACCAATTGTTGTAGATGTGCTTACGGCAGATGATCCTAGAAAAGCAATTCAATTGCCTCTAGATGTTATTTCAGCGGGTTTAACGCCAAACCCTAGATAA
- a CDS encoding zinc-binding metallopeptidase: MKKIKYLLFILVITFSSCEENDVPNPDESAISTDFGYQNQFDKFLAREFVEPYNIEVLYKLPDIESNYNYTLVPAEYEKSIKLANLIKYLCLDAYSAVAPAGFLEKTFPKMLVFVGSFGYNSNGTILLGTAEGGLKVSLYGVNDLDETSPEQLNNYYFNTIHHEFGHVLHQNIPFSTDFTQIVGAGYIGDEWSTAWGAGESLQAGFISDYSSNQVSDDFVELISHYILSTESDWATTIEEAGDVGGPLINQKIAIIKAYLTSSWSIDMDELRAEIQNRYANLSSQDLDNIN, from the coding sequence ATGAAAAAAATAAAATATTTATTATTCATTTTAGTAATTACGTTTAGTAGTTGTGAAGAGAATGATGTACCAAACCCAGACGAGAGTGCTATTAGCACAGATTTTGGATACCAAAACCAATTTGATAAGTTTTTGGCGAGAGAATTTGTAGAACCGTATAATATTGAGGTTTTATATAAATTGCCAGATATAGAATCTAATTATAATTATACGCTAGTACCAGCGGAATATGAGAAATCTATTAAGTTAGCTAACTTAATTAAATATTTATGTTTAGATGCTTATAGTGCTGTTGCTCCAGCAGGTTTTTTAGAGAAAACATTTCCTAAGATGTTAGTATTTGTGGGTTCTTTTGGATATAATTCTAATGGAACAATTCTTTTAGGAACTGCCGAAGGTGGTTTAAAGGTTTCTTTATATGGGGTTAACGATTTAGATGAAACAAGCCCAGAGCAATTAAATAATTATTACTTTAATACTATACATCATGAGTTTGGACATGTGTTACATCAAAACATTCCTTTCTCTACAGATTTTACTCAGATAGTAGGTGCGGGTTATATTGGAGATGAATGGAGTACTGCATGGGGAGCAGGAGAGTCTTTACAGGCAGGTTTTATTAGTGATTACTCTAGTAATCAGGTTAGTGATGATTTTGTAGAGTTAATATCTCATTATATATTATCTACAGAGTCTGATTGGGCAACTACAATTGAAGAGGCAGGTGATGTAGGTGGACCGTTAATTAATCAAAAAATAGCAATAATTAAAGCTTATTTAACAAGTAGCTGGAGTATTGATATGGATGAGTTGAGAGCTGAAATACAAAACAGGTATGCTAATTTATCTTCGCAAGATTTAGATAATATAAACTAA
- a CDS encoding DUF4302 domain-containing protein, whose translation MKKYIKKSLAFLLLIVMATSCIDNTEEMVFEESSSDRIQNAISEYKDLLTSSENGWVVEYYAGIDQSNGGFNFVMKFNEDLTSNVLMELAFDDSQSNMYDVIASGGPVLTFNTYNWLTHFFATPSPTNADGFEGDYEFFLLSMTDDVITMKGKKFGNIMRMVKFSGVADDFLTDVNGISYVLSLASGVAVNGEDNNVALGGRHLAFSIAGEEAVDVAYIFTTTGIKLYEPITIDGNEILEFTLDKAKNQLISIDGSLIIDLIIAPFDINQDWTISTFLPDISANFFSKYIEIYDANGALYGETLQRSISFGNTVNGSGIQFQSLEGPSTFWTSEYNLAFSAVLGNSDQIAIAKAGEGLNWSYYTHLNPLVDYIVDNAPYTAELATPTNPTEVKLTSTVDANAWFVIKL comes from the coding sequence ATGAAAAAATATATAAAAAAATCATTAGCTTTTTTGCTGTTAATTGTAATGGCAACTTCTTGTATTGATAATACGGAAGAAATGGTATTTGAAGAGTCTAGTTCAGACAGAATTCAAAACGCAATTAGTGAGTACAAAGATCTGTTAACTTCATCAGAAAATGGTTGGGTTGTTGAGTACTATGCAGGAATAGATCAATCTAACGGAGGTTTTAATTTTGTTATGAAATTTAATGAAGATTTAACATCAAATGTGTTAATGGAATTAGCTTTTGATGATTCTCAATCTAATATGTATGATGTTATTGCTTCAGGAGGACCTGTTTTAACTTTTAATACATATAATTGGCTTACGCACTTCTTTGCTACTCCAAGTCCAACTAATGCTGATGGGTTTGAAGGAGATTACGAATTCTTCTTATTGTCTATGACTGACGATGTTATTACTATGAAAGGCAAGAAATTTGGTAATATTATGAGGATGGTTAAGTTTTCTGGAGTTGCGGATGACTTTTTAACTGACGTAAACGGTATTAGTTATGTATTGTCATTAGCATCTGGTGTTGCTGTTAATGGAGAAGATAATAATGTTGCTTTAGGTGGCCGTCATTTGGCTTTTTCAATCGCAGGAGAAGAAGCTGTTGATGTGGCATATATTTTTACTACTACAGGTATTAAATTATATGAACCAATTACTATTGACGGTAATGAAATATTAGAATTTACTTTAGATAAGGCTAAAAACCAATTGATATCTATTGATGGTTCTCTGATTATAGATTTAATTATTGCTCCTTTTGATATAAATCAAGATTGGACTATTAGTACATTTTTACCCGATATTTCAGCAAACTTTTTTAGTAAATATATAGAGATATATGATGCTAATGGTGCTCTTTATGGAGAAACTTTACAAAGATCTATTTCATTTGGTAATACTGTAAACGGAAGTGGAATTCAATTTCAGTCATTAGAAGGACCATCTACTTTCTGGACTTCTGAGTATAATTTAGCATTTTCAGCTGTATTAGGTAATTCAGATCAAATAGCAATTGCTAAAGCTGGTGAGGGTTTAAATTGGTCTTATTACACTCATTTAAATCCTTTAGTAGATTATATTGTAGATAATGCTCCATACACTGCAGAGTTAGCTACACCAACAAATCCAACAGAAGTTAAATTAACTAGTACAGTTGATGCTAATGCTTGGTTTGTAATCAAATTATAA
- a CDS encoding HU family DNA-binding protein, protein MTKADIVSKISDKSGIEKTDVLATVEAFMTEVKDALENGDNVYLRGFGSFIIKTRAEKTGRNISKNTTIKIPAHNIPAFKPAKTFTEGVKSKVVVK, encoded by the coding sequence ATGACGAAAGCAGATATAGTATCAAAAATTTCAGATAAATCAGGAATCGAAAAAACAGATGTATTAGCAACTGTAGAGGCATTCATGACTGAAGTGAAAGATGCATTAGAAAATGGCGACAACGTTTATTTGAGAGGTTTTGGTAGTTTTATTATCAAAACAAGAGCAGAAAAGACAGGTAGAAATATTTCTAAGAATACTACAATTAAGATTCCAGCACACAATATTCCTGCCTTTAAACCGGCAAAAACTTTTACAGAAGGAGTGAAAAGTAAAGTAGTAGTTAAGTAA
- a CDS encoding Rne/Rng family ribonuclease — protein MKTELIIRSNSSDIDFALLRDGKLIELNNETSDNKFSVGDIFLAKIGKVLTGLNAAFVNVGYPKDGFLHYHDLGAQVNSLNSFIKKVSTGKYKEFTLKNFQKEEDINKDGSINQVLKTGQNLLVQIVKEPISTKGPRLSSELSIAGRYLVLVPFSNRVSVSQKIADPKEKERLKRLAKSIKPKGFGVILRTVAEGKKVAELDKDLQNSLERWVKMCKSIPNTNTPTKILSELNRASSILRDVMNDSFTSIVTNDETLKEEIKEYLHEIYPEKEKIVKLHRSETPIFEKYGIERQIKTSFGKTVSMSKGAYLVIEHTEALHVIDVNSGNRSNKAGSQEDTALEVNLISATEIARQLQLRDMGGIIVVDFIDMHKAENRNKLFQHLKDQMALDRTKHKILPPSKFGLVQITRQRVRPELSIKTTEANPNINGEVEAPIVLLDKIEADLEKFMSTSKAGKVQLNVHPFIASYLTKGVNSIRFKWYLKHKKWITIIPRDAYTYLNYKFKSK, from the coding sequence ATGAAAACAGAATTAATAATTCGTTCAAATTCATCTGATATTGATTTTGCCTTATTAAGAGATGGAAAACTTATTGAATTAAATAATGAAACTAGTGATAACAAATTCTCGGTTGGCGATATATTTTTAGCTAAAATAGGAAAAGTTTTAACTGGTTTAAATGCAGCCTTTGTAAATGTAGGGTACCCAAAAGATGGGTTTTTACATTATCATGATTTAGGTGCGCAAGTAAACTCATTAAATTCGTTCATTAAGAAAGTAAGCACAGGTAAGTATAAAGAATTCACTTTAAAGAACTTCCAAAAAGAGGAAGACATTAACAAAGACGGTAGTATTAACCAAGTACTAAAAACAGGGCAAAACCTATTAGTACAAATAGTAAAAGAACCAATTTCTACAAAAGGACCAAGATTAAGTTCAGAGTTGTCTATAGCAGGTAGATATTTGGTTTTAGTTCCTTTTTCTAACCGAGTTTCTGTTTCTCAAAAAATAGCAGACCCAAAAGAAAAAGAACGTTTAAAAAGATTAGCAAAAAGCATTAAACCTAAAGGGTTTGGTGTTATTTTAAGAACTGTTGCCGAGGGCAAAAAAGTTGCAGAACTAGACAAAGATTTGCAAAACTCATTAGAACGTTGGGTAAAAATGTGTAAAAGTATACCAAATACAAACACGCCAACAAAAATCTTAAGCGAGTTAAACAGAGCATCGTCTATTTTAAGAGATGTTATGAATGATTCTTTTACTAGTATTGTAACAAATGATGAAACTTTGAAAGAAGAAATAAAAGAGTATTTACATGAAATTTATCCCGAAAAGGAGAAAATTGTAAAATTACACAGATCTGAAACTCCTATTTTTGAAAAATACGGAATAGAAAGACAAATTAAAACATCATTTGGAAAAACAGTTTCTATGAGTAAAGGTGCCTATTTAGTTATAGAGCACACAGAAGCATTACACGTTATTGATGTAAATAGCGGAAACCGTTCTAATAAAGCTGGCTCTCAAGAAGATACTGCATTAGAAGTAAATCTAATTTCAGCTACCGAAATAGCACGACAGTTACAACTGCGTGATATGGGAGGTATTATTGTTGTAGATTTTATTGATATGCACAAAGCAGAAAACAGAAATAAACTGTTTCAGCACTTGAAAGATCAAATGGCTTTAGATAGAACAAAGCACAAAATATTACCTCCAAGTAAGTTTGGATTGGTACAAATTACAAGACAAAGGGTAAGACCAGAGTTAAGTATAAAAACTACCGAAGCCAACCCAAATATAAATGGAGAAGTAGAAGCACCTATTGTTTTGTTAGACAAAATAGAAGCAGATTTAGAGAAATTTATGTCAACCTCTAAAGCAGGAAAAGTACAGTTAAATGTACACCCTTTTATTGCATCTTATCTAACAAAAGGAGTGAATTCTATACGTTTTAAATGGTATTTAAAACATAAAAAGTGGATTACAATTATACCTCGTGACGCTTACACATACTTAAATTATAAATTTAAATCTAAATAG